One region of Rhodospirillaceae bacterium genomic DNA includes:
- a CDS encoding phytanoyl-CoA dioxygenase family protein has protein sequence MYTKRALHDLGVTGADFTDGERRQLDEDGYFIRKGIFSPAECRAMADAFDHLSAIEGAQGGHEVHVEPGAPRVSNIFNKSTAFDRCLEIKTVLAASAYLLGEIKVHGANLREPLRGRGQQDLHVDVPKHFDGDWWVLNVIICFDDMTLENGPTRVVPGSHHWAPFNCSIVNRFDWTPQPLSPEDEARVPQDAGAPYPGEVLVEAPAGSIIVCNSSIWHSGTRNNNGARRRVLHLTYTRRDLPQQLVQREHLVQATYERMSDVQRYLLDIEPMAPGAILQSARAPGASKDWWA, from the coding sequence ATGTACACCAAGCGAGCCCTCCACGACCTCGGCGTCACCGGCGCCGATTTCACCGACGGCGAACGCCGCCAGCTCGACGAGGACGGCTACTTCATCCGCAAGGGCATCTTCTCACCCGCCGAATGCCGGGCGATGGCGGATGCCTTCGACCATCTCTCGGCCATCGAAGGCGCGCAGGGCGGGCATGAGGTCCATGTCGAACCAGGCGCCCCGCGCGTCTCCAACATCTTCAACAAATCGACCGCATTCGACCGCTGCCTCGAGATCAAGACGGTGCTGGCTGCCTCCGCCTATCTGCTGGGCGAGATCAAGGTACATGGCGCCAATCTGCGCGAGCCGTTGCGGGGCAGGGGCCAGCAGGATCTCCATGTCGATGTGCCCAAGCATTTCGACGGCGATTGGTGGGTCCTCAACGTCATCATCTGCTTCGACGACATGACGCTGGAGAACGGCCCGACCCGCGTCGTGCCGGGCTCGCATCATTGGGCGCCCTTCAACTGCTCGATCGTCAACCGCTTCGACTGGACCCCGCAGCCTTTGTCGCCCGAGGACGAGGCGCGCGTGCCCCAGGACGCCGGCGCACCCTATCCCGGCGAGGTATTGGTGGAAGCGCCGGCAGGTTCGATCATCGTGTGCAATTCATCGATCTGGCATAGCGGTACCCGCAACAACAACGGCGCCCGCCGCCGCGTGTTGCATCTGACTTATACCCGCCGCGATCTGCCCCAGCAGCTGGTGCAGCGCGAACATCTGGTTCAGGCGACCTATGAGCGCATGAGCGATGTGCAGCGATATCTGCTCGACATCGAGCCGATGGCGCCGGGTGCCATCCTGCAATCGGCCCGAGCACCCGGTGCCAGCAAGGATTGGTGGGCCTGA
- a CDS encoding LacI family DNA-binding transcriptional regulator has translation MGLTAVMATMRDVADEAEVSVATVSACVSGRRFVSPALKARVERAIATLGYQPDGIARSLRTGSTDLIGLVIPDITNPFFTEFVHGVELMAKAYGYATILADSNYDIAAEAKMMSLMRQQRVDGLILCPAGSRSDYRFDGWSRDIPVVIVDNAWDDTPFDTITLDNVVAGLETTRHILQQGHRDIAIIAGPKGNHTSDERLQGFERAMGSAKLRLQPDFIRHADFREAGGYREAQALIDLKRRPSAIFVANNNMLIGVMRALHDRGLKAPDDMSVASIDDFPWAGAFRPGLTTARQPVGEMAQHALRLIRKRAFEEEVSPREQVMLPAQLIVRDSVRRH, from the coding sequence GTGGGCCTGACCGCCGTCATGGCAACGATGCGCGATGTGGCGGATGAGGCCGAGGTCTCGGTCGCGACCGTTTCTGCCTGCGTCAGCGGCCGGCGCTTCGTGAGCCCGGCGCTGAAGGCGCGGGTCGAGCGCGCCATTGCGACGCTGGGCTATCAGCCGGACGGGATCGCGCGTTCCTTGCGCACCGGCAGCACCGACCTCATCGGCCTGGTCATCCCCGACATCACCAACCCGTTCTTCACCGAATTCGTGCACGGCGTCGAGTTGATGGCCAAGGCCTATGGCTATGCGACGATCCTTGCCGACAGCAATTACGACATCGCAGCCGAGGCGAAGATGATGAGCCTCATGCGCCAGCAGCGGGTCGACGGCCTCATCCTCTGTCCGGCCGGCAGCCGCAGTGACTACCGCTTCGACGGCTGGTCGCGCGACATCCCGGTGGTGATCGTCGACAATGCCTGGGATGACACGCCCTTCGACACCATCACGCTCGACAATGTCGTGGCCGGGCTGGAGACGACGCGGCACATCCTCCAGCAGGGGCACCGCGACATCGCCATCATCGCCGGCCCCAAAGGCAACCATACCAGCGACGAACGTCTCCAGGGCTTCGAACGCGCCATGGGCTCAGCGAAATTGAGGCTGCAGCCCGATTTCATCCGCCATGCCGATTTCCGCGAAGCCGGCGGCTATCGGGAAGCCCAGGCCCTCATCGATCTCAAGCGGCGCCCAAGCGCCATCTTCGTTGCCAACAACAACATGCTGATCGGCGTCATGCGCGCGCTGCATGATCGCGGCCTCAAGGCACCCGATGACATGTCGGTGGCCAGCATCGACGATTTCCCCTGGGCCGGCGCCTTCAGGCCGGGCCTCACCACGGCGCGCCAGCCGGTGGGCGAAATGGCCCAGCACGCCCTGCGCCTCATCCGCAAGCGCGCTTTCGAGGAAGAGGTGTCGCCGCGCGAACAGGTCATGCTGCCGGCGCAACTGATCGTCCGGGATTCTGTCCGGCGGCATTAA